One window of the Canis aureus isolate CA01 chromosome 1, VMU_Caureus_v.1.0, whole genome shotgun sequence genome contains the following:
- the RMI1 gene encoding recQ-mediated genome instability protein 1 isoform X1 → MNVTNIALRVETWLLATWHVKVPLTWLEACVNWVQEENDNVNLSQAQMNKQVFEQWLLTDLRDLEHPLLPDGILEVPKGELTGFFALQINSLVDVSQPAYSQIQKLRGKNTTNDLITAETQVTPKPWEAKPSRMLMLQLTDGIVQIQGMEYQSIPVLHSDLPPGTKILIYGNISFRLGVLLLKPENVKLLGGEVDALLEEYAQEKVLARLIGEPDPIVSVIPNNPNQSIPGITDVLDPALGPSDEELLASLDENEFAAINDTSLDRRFFSTDSSSNTITTRQSSFEEQRIISPKPKEKPPDPSMCFTDGELDDFSLEEALLLEETVQKEQMETEELQPLTLNRTPDESIEIVSQMETEELQPLTLNRTPDESTIERVSHKPNTLGNFSLTCKSRNNNWNKKNLSEQMINEGKSFCSPSAGDQNSSVFSVHNNVPLPHDFTNKDSETDNKIKQTFSSIDGHSLNNKISISNGELVSYVPKSSSHISNENDHHLQTCSRSSEYSTPLSSAMDLYSPPFIYLSILMASRPKKITTVKVKAFIVTLTGNLSSSGGIWSITAKISDGTAYLDVDFADEILTSLIGFSVPEMKQSKKDPLQYQKFLDGLQKCQRDLIDLCCLMTISFNPSLSKAMVLALQDVKTEHLENLKKRLNK, encoded by the coding sequence atgaatgtaaCTAATATTGCATTAAGAGTTGAAACCTGGCTTTTAGCTACGTGGCATGTTAAAGTACCTCTAACGTGGTTGGAAGCTTGTGTTAACTGGGTTCAAGAGGAAAATGATAATGTTAATTTGAGTCAagcacaaatgaataaacaagtattCGAGCAATGGCTTCTTACTGATCTGAGAGATTTGGAACACCCTCTTTTACCTGATGGCATTTTGGAAGTTCCAAAAGGAGAACTGACTGGATTTTTTGCTCTGCAGATTAATTCATTGGTTGATGTCAGTCAGCCTGCATATTCCCAGATACAGAAGCTGAGAGGAAAGAACACAACGAATGACCTAATTACAGCTGAAACACAGGTCACCCCAAAACCTTGGGAAGCAAAGCCTTCACGCATGTTGATGCTACAGCTAACTGATGGAATTGTACAAATACAGGGAATGGAATATCAGTCTATTCCAGTTCTTCATAGTGATCTTCCCCCAGGTACAAAAATTTTGATTTATGGAAACATTTCTTTCCGCCTTGGCGTGCTCTTATTGAAACCAGAAAATGTGAAGCTGTTGGGAGGAGAAGTAGATGCTCTTTTAGAAGAATATGCCCAAGAAAAAGTACTTGCAAGATTAATTGGGGAACCTGATCCTATAGTTTCAGTTATACCAAATAATCCTAACCAAAGCATCCCAGGAATTACAGATGTTCTAGATCCTGCATTAGGACCTTCTGATGAAGAACTCTTGGCAAGTCTTGATGAAAATGAGTTTGCAGCAATTAATGATACCTCCTTAGACAGAAGATTTTTCAGTACAGATAGTTCTTCAAATACTATTACCACAAGGCAGTCAAGCTTTGAAGAACAACGTATTATTTCtccaaaaccaaaagagaaacCACCAGATCCATCCATGTGTTTCACTGATGGGGAATTAGATGACTTTTCACTGGAGGAGGCCTTGCTTTTAGAAGAAACTGTCcagaaagaacaaatggaaacTGAAGAATTGCAGCCATTGACTTTGAACAGAACCCCAGATGAAAGTATAGAGATAGTTTCACAAATGGAAACTGAAGAATTGCAGCCATTGACTTTGAACAGAACCCCAGATGAGAGTACAATAGAGAGAGTCTCACATAAACCTAATACTCTGGGTAATTTTTCTTTGACTtgcaaaagcagaaataataattggaacaaaaaaaatttatctgaACAAATGATTAATGAAGGCAAATCTTTTTGTAGTCCATCTGCTGGAGACCAAAACAGTAGTGTTTTTTCAGTTCATAATAATGTACCCCTTCCCCatgattttacaaataaagactcagagacagacaataaaataaaacaaaccttcAGCAGTATAGATGGACAttccttaaataataaaatatcaatatcaaatGGAGAGCTGGTAAGTTATGTACCAAAAAGCAGTTCACACATTTCTAATGAAAATGATCACCATTTACAGACTTGTTCAAGATCATCAGAGTACAGCACTCCTCTTTCTAGTGCCATGGATTTATATTCTCCACCctttatctatttgtctattctaaTGGCCAGCAGACCAAAGAAAATTACAACAGTGAAGGTCAAAGCATTTATTGTAACCTTAACTGGAAATCTTTCAAGTTCTGGTGGCATTTGGAGTATAACAGCAAAGATTTCTGATGGTACTGCATATCTAGATGTAGACTTTGCAGATGAAATACTTACTAGTTTGATAGGGTTTTCAGTACCAGAAATGAAACAGTCAAAAAAGGACCCTCTTCAATACCAAAAGTTCCTGGATGGTTTGCAGAAGTGTCAGAGAGATTTAATAGATTTGTGCTGTCTAATgactatttcatttaatccttcctTGTCTAAAGCAATGGTACTGGCATTGCAAGATGTTAAAACAGAACACCTTGAGAACCTAAAGAAACGACTGAATAAATGA
- the RMI1 gene encoding recQ-mediated genome instability protein 1 isoform X2 has translation MFLFQMINSLVDVSQPAYSQIQKLRGKNTTNDLITAETQVTPKPWEAKPSRMLMLQLTDGIVQIQGMEYQSIPVLHSDLPPGTKILIYGNISFRLGVLLLKPENVKLLGGEVDALLEEYAQEKVLARLIGEPDPIVSVIPNNPNQSIPGITDVLDPALGPSDEELLASLDENEFAAINDTSLDRRFFSTDSSSNTITTRQSSFEEQRIISPKPKEKPPDPSMCFTDGELDDFSLEEALLLEETVQKEQMETEELQPLTLNRTPDESIEIVSQMETEELQPLTLNRTPDESTIERVSHKPNTLGNFSLTCKSRNNNWNKKNLSEQMINEGKSFCSPSAGDQNSSVFSVHNNVPLPHDFTNKDSETDNKIKQTFSSIDGHSLNNKISISNGELVSYVPKSSSHISNENDHHLQTCSRSSEYSTPLSSAMDLYSPPFIYLSILMASRPKKITTVKVKAFIVTLTGNLSSSGGIWSITAKISDGTAYLDVDFADEILTSLIGFSVPEMKQSKKDPLQYQKFLDGLQKCQRDLIDLCCLMTISFNPSLSKAMVLALQDVKTEHLENLKKRLNK, from the exons ATGTTCCTGTTCCAGATG ATTAATTCATTGGTTGATGTCAGTCAGCCTGCATATTCCCAGATACAGAAGCTGAGAGGAAAGAACACAACGAATGACCTAATTACAGCTGAAACACAGGTCACCCCAAAACCTTGGGAAGCAAAGCCTTCACGCATGTTGATGCTACAGCTAACTGATGGAATTGTACAAATACAGGGAATGGAATATCAGTCTATTCCAGTTCTTCATAGTGATCTTCCCCCAGGTACAAAAATTTTGATTTATGGAAACATTTCTTTCCGCCTTGGCGTGCTCTTATTGAAACCAGAAAATGTGAAGCTGTTGGGAGGAGAAGTAGATGCTCTTTTAGAAGAATATGCCCAAGAAAAAGTACTTGCAAGATTAATTGGGGAACCTGATCCTATAGTTTCAGTTATACCAAATAATCCTAACCAAAGCATCCCAGGAATTACAGATGTTCTAGATCCTGCATTAGGACCTTCTGATGAAGAACTCTTGGCAAGTCTTGATGAAAATGAGTTTGCAGCAATTAATGATACCTCCTTAGACAGAAGATTTTTCAGTACAGATAGTTCTTCAAATACTATTACCACAAGGCAGTCAAGCTTTGAAGAACAACGTATTATTTCtccaaaaccaaaagagaaacCACCAGATCCATCCATGTGTTTCACTGATGGGGAATTAGATGACTTTTCACTGGAGGAGGCCTTGCTTTTAGAAGAAACTGTCcagaaagaacaaatggaaacTGAAGAATTGCAGCCATTGACTTTGAACAGAACCCCAGATGAAAGTATAGAGATAGTTTCACAAATGGAAACTGAAGAATTGCAGCCATTGACTTTGAACAGAACCCCAGATGAGAGTACAATAGAGAGAGTCTCACATAAACCTAATACTCTGGGTAATTTTTCTTTGACTtgcaaaagcagaaataataattggaacaaaaaaaatttatctgaACAAATGATTAATGAAGGCAAATCTTTTTGTAGTCCATCTGCTGGAGACCAAAACAGTAGTGTTTTTTCAGTTCATAATAATGTACCCCTTCCCCatgattttacaaataaagactcagagacagacaataaaataaaacaaaccttcAGCAGTATAGATGGACAttccttaaataataaaatatcaatatcaaatGGAGAGCTGGTAAGTTATGTACCAAAAAGCAGTTCACACATTTCTAATGAAAATGATCACCATTTACAGACTTGTTCAAGATCATCAGAGTACAGCACTCCTCTTTCTAGTGCCATGGATTTATATTCTCCACCctttatctatttgtctattctaaTGGCCAGCAGACCAAAGAAAATTACAACAGTGAAGGTCAAAGCATTTATTGTAACCTTAACTGGAAATCTTTCAAGTTCTGGTGGCATTTGGAGTATAACAGCAAAGATTTCTGATGGTACTGCATATCTAGATGTAGACTTTGCAGATGAAATACTTACTAGTTTGATAGGGTTTTCAGTACCAGAAATGAAACAGTCAAAAAAGGACCCTCTTCAATACCAAAAGTTCCTGGATGGTTTGCAGAAGTGTCAGAGAGATTTAATAGATTTGTGCTGTCTAATgactatttcatttaatccttcctTGTCTAAAGCAATGGTACTGGCATTGCAAGATGTTAAAACAGAACACCTTGAGAACCTAAAGAAACGACTGAATAAATGA